ATCCCTTGCATTTTGCTTTCGAGCAGTCTCGCCAGTGATAATGACAGCACCTGTTTGCACGTCACTAGGCCGAACATGTGCCTGTTGATACTCTTTTTCTACAATCCTGCGAACCGCGTCACTATCAATCTCGGTCTGGGAAAGTAACGGAGTAAAATGAATGTCGCTTCGATAGATAATCTCTTTATCCACGATCGTAATGCGCGGAACTCCAAAAGCAGATGCTGTATTTTCGATGCCAATCTTGCTAAATACGAGTTGTGTGGTTGATGTACCAATGTCTATTCCGACACTAAGCACTTCCTCTTTCATTCTGTTACCACCTCAAGTGTTTCCTGCGAGCAATTCCTTGATTTTCTCAAGACCTTTTTTTTCATAGCTACTCACATGAAAAATTTGTTGTGCTCCTGCTTCACGTAAAAACTGTTCGGCACGCTCCAGCTCTTCCTGTTGATTACACCGATCTACTTTAGTAACAATCCCAATCACTGGTTTAGCAAAGGCGCTAGCAAATTGAACGGGGAACAAACTAGCTTGATCCGTGCAAGCTTGTACGAATCCAATCAAATCACACTCTGCTGAGGTTACGATAAGGGCACGGTAATAATTACGGTTCTCAATATACTCACCAGGCGTATCAATAATATTTTCTACAGTTTCAATCATCTGTGTTTTATGGTAGCTGAGTTTTGTATTCATAAGAGCTTGTGTCAGAGTTGTTTTTCCACAGCCCGTTCTACCCACTAGCATTATGATTTTTCCCATAGCTATGACCTCGTTATCGATGTAGCTGAAAAATGTAAGACTTCAGAGAGCATTTTCAGAACTTCTCGTAGCGCAGATTCCACACTTGAGATATCACCGGTAATGACAAGTGAACCACTGAATCTATCTACGAAACCAATGGAAACATCCGCAGATTTGGTGGCAACATCTGCTGCAATGATGGAAGCCTCGCTTGGCGTGATCGTTAGGATTCCAATCGCTTTGATATTTTCAGAGAGAAGACCCAGCTTTTTATATAGATCGGGATTGGGATTTGCAATCAAGTGGGCTAGAGTCACCTGCTTTCCTGGAACATATTCTTGAATGACACGTTGTTTCTCTTCCATATGCTTCATCACCACACTTCATAGTTATTATGATTGTTAGCTAGACAAAGTATGCTTTAAGTCAAACATGTGTTTATGAAAAAATGGTTAAAATAAATCAAGCTGATAAAAGACAAAATAACACTATGTCTGCTTATTAAAGGAGAAAGCTATGAAATCGGAACCCTACCTTGTGATAGATATAGGATGAGTTGAAAGGAGACAGATATGAATCATTTTCAAATAAAAACGAGCATTCATTTCGGGACAGATGCTTTATCTAGTCTTCAGCGTATAGAGAATAAACGTATTTTCGTGGTAACCGATCCCTTCATGATTAAGTCCGGGATGATTGATAAGGTTAAGCTTCAGCTAGAGGAAAAAAACGAACATATCACCATTTTTCATAATATCGTGCCAGATCCTCCCCTCGAAAACATCGTGAATGGTATACAGGTCATGAGTGCAGCCGATCCTGATGTCGTGATCGCTTTAGGTGGCGGATCAGCAATTGATGCAGCAAAAGCAATTTGTCTGTTTAACAATCGCCTGAATCAAAAAGAAGCGATTACAAAAGAGGTAACATTCATCGCCATTCCAACTACGAGTGGGACTGGTTCTGAGGTAACGAGTTTTTCGGTTGTTACAGATCGGACTAAAAATGTAAAATACCCGCTCGTTTCTGATGAAATGCTCCCAACTGAGGCAATCCTTGACCCGGAGCTCGTAAAAACTGTCCCTCCATTTATAACAGCTGATACCGGAATCGATGTGCTAACGCATGCTCTGGAAGCCTACGTATCTACGCTTTCCTCAGACTTTACGGACGCCTTCTCGGAGAAAGCCATACGACTTGTGTTTGCCTATTTAGAAAAATCATTTCGAAATGGGGAAGATCATCTTTCACGTGAGAAAATGCATAATGCCTCCTGTATAGCCGGACTTGCCTTTAATACAGCCTCATTGGGTATTAGCCACAGTATGGCGCATATTATTGGAGCCAAGTTTCATATTCCTCATGGGAGAAGCAATGGCATCGTGTTGCCGTACGTCATTGAATACAATGCTCACATTAAAGGGTATACAGATCGAAGTTTCAGCATAGCGGCCAGTAAATATGCGGAAATCGCTAAGCTTTTGAATTTGCCCTCCTCCGATACACGAAACGGAGTAAAAAATCTGATTATCGCAGTGAAAAAGCTTCGAAAGGATTTAGGAATGCCCGCGTCTCTAAAAGAAGCAGGAGTAAAAAAAGAGGAGTTTTATCAGGAGCTGGATAGTTTAGCCGAGATAGCTATGAAGGATAAATGTACAATTACAAATCCGCGTTCCCCTAGCATTGGGGATCTAAAGAATCTTTTTGAACAGGCTTTTTTAGGAAATTAGGTATCAATATTAATTTTGCTATTGACAATTTCGAATTGTACCAGTATCATTCACTATAACAATTAAGTCCTCGTTAGGTGAGGCTCCTATACAAACATAGGCCACTGCCCAGAAATATCGAAAGATGCCCATGGGTAGAACAGGAACTGTCGGATTAAGGCTTTTCTTAAGGTGGCTAAGAGATTGTGTTACTCTCTTTACGTTGTATAGTGCCAAAACTCGACTAGGGGGAGCGAAAATGCTTTTTTTGGCTATGCATATTTCCAACCCTCTAGTTATTTCTAGAGGGTTTTTCATTTTGTAAAGGGGGGATTCCACATGGAAGGCAGTCCTAGTAATCAATGTAAACAGCTATATCAATCATCTGTAACAAGAGAGAAGCATATTTTCTATGCCCTTACATGTTTGCTATGCTCTTTTTTTCGCCCTCCTTTACCAACTACGTGGGTGTATTTAAGTATGTGTACATGACATGCGAGTGCATAGAAAAATAGTGCAGCTAGCTCTCTCTTTTACAGGGAGAGTTTTTTTGTGTCTATTTTTCACACTCGGGAGGTACTACCATGAAACAACGTAAACACATTACAAAAGCATCGTTGAACAACGACATTTCTTCTCGTCTCCTTGACGCATCTACCTCGAATATCGATAACCTGATGGAAGCCTTGGCTACATCTATGACAGGATTATCAGAATCTGAGGTCAATAAGAGATTAAATCAATACGGTCAAAATCAAATTGCCCAAGAAAAACAGGCAGCCTGGTACATTCAGCTCCTGTTATGCTTCAAGAATCCATTTATTCTAATATTACTCGGGCTAGATATATTCTCTTATTTTTCAAATGATCTAGAAGCGTCCATCATCATTAGTACGATGGTTTCCATTAGCGTACTTATCACTTTTACCCAGGAGTTCCGTTCCAGACGGACAGCAGAAAAACTAAAAGCGATGGTCAAAACCACTGCAACTGTAACTCGCCAATCCATAAAACAAGAGATCGACATGGAGAAGCTAGTACCAGGAGACATCATTCATCTATCAGCTGGTGATCTTGTTCCAGCAGACGTCCGAATCCTTCATTCTAAAAATCTGATTGTAAGTGAATCGGCTCTCACTGGAGAAGCTTTCCCCGTTGAAAAACAAGCTACTGTTGAACCATCTCTTCACGCATTAGAGTGTTCCAATCTTTGTTATATGGGAACAAATGTGATAAGCGGAGCCGCCACTGCCCTAGTGATATCAACCGGTTCTTCTACTTACTTCGGCTCCATGGCAAAGACATTGGTCGATAAGCGTCCAATGACAAGCTTTGATAAAGGAGTCAACAGTATCACCTTTGTCCTGATTCGCTTTATGCTGATTATGGTCCCTATTATTTTCTTCATTAACGGCTTTACAAAAGGGGATTGGTTGGAAGCCTTTTTCTTTGGATTATCCATCGCTGTTGGCTTAACACCAGAAATGCTTCCGGTTATTGTAACGGCTAATCTATCCAAAGGTGCAATTAGCATGGCACGCAAAAAGGTAGTCGTAAAGAAACTCAATGCGATTCAGAATTTAGGAGCTATGGATATTCTGTGCACCGATAAAACTGGAACACTTACACAAGATAAAATCGTTGTAGAAAAACACGTAGATATCCACGGTAATGATGATGAGAATGTATTGAAATATGCTTATTTGAACAGTTACCATCAAACTGGGTTAAAAAGCTTACTCGATGCTGCCGTCGTAGAGCATGCAATCCATAGTGATGTTACGGGGATCGAGGAAAAGTATCAAAAAATAGATGAAATCCCCTTCGACTTTCATCGTCGTCGGATGTCAGTGGTATTAAAAAATAATGAAGAACGTATTCTCATCTGCAAAGGAGCTGTAGAAGAAATCCTGGATCATTGCTCTCAAGTATCTAGTAACGGACAGCTCATGCCCCTCACATCACAAGTAGCGGATAACATTAAAAAAACGGTGCATGATTTAAACACAGATGGTCTACGTGTCATCGCCGTAACCATCAAGTCTTGTGATTCTCAAGATCATGTGTATAGCATGGAGGACGAAAGTGAATTAATTCTGGTTGGATTCCTCGGATTTTTAGATCCACCAAAGGAAAGTGCCGCAAGCGCCATGCAAAAGCTACATGCTAGCGGGGTCAATGTTAAGGTCCTTACAGGAGATAATGCAGTGGTTGCTCGTAAGGTTTGCACAGACTTAGGCCTGCAGGTTGATCAGGTAATTGTGGGGAGCCAAATTGATGATGTAACGGATGAAATGTTAGCTGATTTAGCCGAAAAGACAACCGTGTTTGCCAAGCTGAATCCGTTACAGAAGGCAAGAATTGTTCGTGTGCTACAATCCAAAGGGCATACGGTAGGGTTTATGGGGGATGGAATCAATGATGCTGCATCCTTGCGCGAAGCAGATGTTGGAATTTCCGTAGATTCAGCAGTCGATATTGCAAAGGAATCAGCAGACATCATATTGTTAGAAAAGAGCTTGTTGGTATTAGAAGATGGAATACTGGAAGGACGTAGAACGTTCGGAAACATTATTAAATATATCAAAATGACAGCTAGCTCCAATTTTGGTAATGTATTTAGCGTATTAGGCTCAAGTGCATTTCTCCCCTTCCTTCCGATGTTACCCATTCATTTATTAATTCAGAATTTATTTTACGATATTTCCCAGCTATCCATTCCTTGGGACAATATGGACAAAAAGTTTTTGCAGACTCCAAGAAAATGGGATGCGAAATCGGTAGGGCGTTTCATGCTTTTCATTGGCCCTATTAGCTCAATCTTCGACTATGCTACTTATTTCGTCATGTATTATGTATTTGCAGCCAATACCATTGCCGACCAATCCTTATTCCAATCCGGCTGGTTTATCGAAGGCTTATTGTCGCAGACGCTTATTGTGCATATGATTCGTACAGAAAAAATCCCATTTATTCAAAGCCGAGCTAGTTTACCCGTTTTACTTTTAACTAGTATCGTGATGATAGCAGGTATCTATATTCCATTCTCTACTTTTGGGGCAAGTGTTGGATTACAGCCGTTACCACTTGAATATTTCCCTTGGCTGGTAGGCATCTTACTTTGCTATGCACTTCTCACCCATCTCATAAAAAAATGGTACATTCGTACTTTTAATGAATGGCTATAAGGTAAGTAAATCATTCTGGCAAAGCTACTTACTTCGCTTTGGGTCCACAGCTACCTGTCATCTGGACCCAAAGCAGATAACCTACCTAGTACGTAAATTATTTACGAATATCATTCATTTGAGGAGCTTCTGGTCATTCATCTATTATGTTAGCAGTAAACGAACGTTTGATGAAAGACAAGCTACACCGGTGCTCCTCTTATGATTTCTTTCTCACTGCCAGAACCACAAACAACCAACCTAACAAGAAACAGACACCACCGATTGGAGTGATAGCACCTAGCATTTTGACTCCTGTTACACATAAGAGATACAAGGAGCCTGAGAAAATGAGAATCCCAGCCAATAAAAAAGTACCAGCCCATTTCAGCATAGCAGTTTCCCCTACTTGCTTCCCTAACAGCCCAACAAATAACAAGCCTAGGGCATGATACATTTGATAACGTACTCCTGTTTCAAAAGTAGCTAAGCTTTTGGCATCTAGCATCTTTTCAAGTACATGAGCACCAAAAGCTCCCAAGGCTACACCTAACAATGCTAGTATAGCGCCTGCTGTTACGTAACGTTTTAGCATAATGTCCCCCTTACTTTTCTCTAACACTTCTCATTTTTTGTCAGAAAGCATGCATGATCCTATCATAGCATCTCTTCTTGTATGGAAAAAACAGAAGGGACCCATAATCCATGGAGAAAGCGTGACGAAAAAAGAAACTGATTTTGGTCAGCTCTCTTGTTTTATGCCTCATAATGTAGTGCATCTCGACATTCGTAAAAGCACCAGTACATCCATTTTACATAGAAAGCGTTTTTTCTGTATACGTAAGGATTAAAAAGTTGATTGTACACAAAAAAGCTGATCAGCAAGTGACACCGATCAGCTTTTTTCCTGATGTCTATTCTTCGCGAATGACTAATAGTACACCAATAAAAATTAATATCGTACCTACCCAAAAAGAGAAACCAATCTGTTCACCTAGTAATAACCACCCTAAAAAAGAACCGACGATTGGCTGGAAAAAGAAAAATAAACCGCCACTTGAAGCATTAAGCAGCTGCAGTCCACGATTCCACAGCAAAAAGGCACATGCAGTCGAGATAAGCCCCAAGTATAAAAGCCCGCCCCAAATAGTTGGATGCGTCATGGTTTGAAAATCAAGCTTAGCTAATCGACCAATCGTAAAAGGGGTTAGAACAACAATCGCAACAAGAATGGCATAGCTCGTTACGACAATTTGTGAATATTGCTCCGGTACACGTTTAATTAGAACAGACATAAGTGACCACGTCAGTGCAGCAATAAGCAGCGATAAGCCCCCAAGCTGGTGAGACGAATCAATATGTCCATTTCCAACAATAATACAAACTCCAATCGTTGCTAAAAAAATAGAGATTGCCTTTTTATACGTAATTTTTTCTTTTAAAAAAATACGTGCAAATAGCACCATAAATGCAGGTGTGGTTGAAGTGATAATGGCCCCTGTTTGTGCAGTAGAAAGCATCGTACCAACTTCCTGAGTCACGATTGAGAGGGTATTTCCAATAAGGCCAATGATGATAATTAATGGCCAGTCTCGTTTTTCAATCCGCCATGATTGTTTTGTTATAACGCCGATCATTAGCAATGCACACATGGCAATTACATAGCGAAACCATACTAATTCAAGTGGTGGCACGAGGTCTACCACTGCTTTTACAACAACATACATCCCGCCCCAAATGCTAGCAGCGAGTGATAAATATAAAGAACCTAATAATTTTTTCATGTTGTACCCTCCGTTTTAGATGGACAATTCTGTCCTTAACGGAGATGGAATTATTCTACCGTTAAGGAAGAATAACTACAGGTACATCATTTTCAAATAATGGTGACCACATCATCAGCTAACAACTCCCTTTCAAAACGTTTAGCTTATCGTACAATACTTTTGTTGCGGATGGAACCCGGAATTATCAGTAATCCTCTTCATTTGAGGTGTTCCTTATGTTACGATTGATGTAGTCCTCCTTTAGTAACCCATATATCTCCAAATCAACTACACCTTTACCAGACCATAAAAAAGCTTGTCTTACTAACCCTTCTTTTATAAATCCATTTTTTACGATAACTTTCTTTGAAGTCTGATTTGCAGGCATGATCTCTGCTTGGATTCTATTAACATCAACCTCTTCAAATAAAAATCTTACTAATTCCGCAACAGATTCAGTTGCAATACCTTTTCCCCAGTATTCCTCTGCCAAAAAATAACCAATCGAAACCATATTCACTTTTTGATTAAAATCCATACATTCCATAATTCCAACCAGCTTACTCGCTTCACTTTTTTGAAAAATCCCCCATTTAATTCTGCTTTTCTTATGATAATCTCTATCAAAATGGTCAATCATTTTCCTTACAGTTTGTAAATTATGCTTAGGAATAATCCCACAATATGTAAACACTTTATCATTGTCGTAGATTGTAAAGACCTCTTGTAAATGCTCCTGTTCTATTTTTTTCAATATGAAATGATCAGACTCCAATACTGGAAAATCCCCAAAAATCTTTCCAAAATTCATTTTATTCTTCTCTACATAGATTTTTATTTGATTGGTATATATATTTTCATTTTCATTTCATTTGGATATATGGAGTTCAAGACATCTGTAATCTCAAAATCCGGCCCATCTCCTCTCTCATATTTGGAGTTAAGTAACCATGTACCATAAATGTATCTTCTCGTATTTTGGACTAATTCAGCGGGTCCATTGACCTTGAATTTAGCATATTTACCCTCCGGAATTTCAAGATTCACAAAACCCTTTTCTAATGTTGTATTCATCTCCTTCACTTCTTCACCAATAATAAAAGAAAAATGACCTTCATCATGAAAATTTGTCGATATACCAAATGACATAATAGGTGAACTTCTTCTAGGTATCTTATGATAATATCTGTTTTTCCCAAAATCTATATAGAATGTAGGAATTTCCTTAAAATATTGTTCATGATTTAAACTCGTTTTGTACTCATAACCAATAATATGTTTCTTATTTAAAACAACAATTTCAGGTTTATTCATAATTAGATCACCTATCATCTTATTTTTGTAATCCAAAAAGTTAATTTTTTTTGTTGTTTTATAATAGTTCCCCCTCTTCGATAGTTAGCTGGGGTCAATCCAAAATGATTTACAAATGCCCGGGTAAATGCTTCCTGGGAACCATATTGAAAAAATAACGCTATTTCCAATATGTTCTTTCGTGTTTCCTTCAGTAATACAGCC
The nucleotide sequence above comes from Brevibacillus laterosporus LMG 15441. Encoded proteins:
- a CDS encoding EutP/PduV family microcompartment system protein — translated: MGKIIMLVGRTGCGKTTLTQALMNTKLSYHKTQMIETVENIIDTPGEYIENRNYYRALIVTSAECDLIGFVQACTDQASLFPVQFASAFAKPVIGIVTKVDRCNQQEELERAEQFLREAGAQQIFHVSSYEKKGLEKIKELLAGNT
- a CDS encoding BMC domain-containing protein; this encodes MKHMEEKQRVIQEYVPGKQVTLAHLIANPNPDLYKKLGLLSENIKAIGILTITPSEASIIAADVATKSADVSIGFVDRFSGSLVITGDISSVESALREVLKMLSEVLHFSATSITRS
- a CDS encoding 1-propanol dehydrogenase PduQ, giving the protein MNHFQIKTSIHFGTDALSSLQRIENKRIFVVTDPFMIKSGMIDKVKLQLEEKNEHITIFHNIVPDPPLENIVNGIQVMSAADPDVVIALGGGSAIDAAKAICLFNNRLNQKEAITKEVTFIAIPTTSGTGSEVTSFSVVTDRTKNVKYPLVSDEMLPTEAILDPELVKTVPPFITADTGIDVLTHALEAYVSTLSSDFTDAFSEKAIRLVFAYLEKSFRNGEDHLSREKMHNASCIAGLAFNTASLGISHSMAHIIGAKFHIPHGRSNGIVLPYVIEYNAHIKGYTDRSFSIAASKYAEIAKLLNLPSSDTRNGVKNLIIAVKKLRKDLGMPASLKEAGVKKEEFYQELDSLAEIAMKDKCTITNPRSPSIGDLKNLFEQAFLGN
- the mgtA gene encoding magnesium-translocating P-type ATPase, yielding MKQRKHITKASLNNDISSRLLDASTSNIDNLMEALATSMTGLSESEVNKRLNQYGQNQIAQEKQAAWYIQLLLCFKNPFILILLGLDIFSYFSNDLEASIIISTMVSISVLITFTQEFRSRRTAEKLKAMVKTTATVTRQSIKQEIDMEKLVPGDIIHLSAGDLVPADVRILHSKNLIVSESALTGEAFPVEKQATVEPSLHALECSNLCYMGTNVISGAATALVISTGSSTYFGSMAKTLVDKRPMTSFDKGVNSITFVLIRFMLIMVPIIFFINGFTKGDWLEAFFFGLSIAVGLTPEMLPVIVTANLSKGAISMARKKVVVKKLNAIQNLGAMDILCTDKTGTLTQDKIVVEKHVDIHGNDDENVLKYAYLNSYHQTGLKSLLDAAVVEHAIHSDVTGIEEKYQKIDEIPFDFHRRRMSVVLKNNEERILICKGAVEEILDHCSQVSSNGQLMPLTSQVADNIKKTVHDLNTDGLRVIAVTIKSCDSQDHVYSMEDESELILVGFLGFLDPPKESAASAMQKLHASGVNVKVLTGDNAVVARKVCTDLGLQVDQVIVGSQIDDVTDEMLADLAEKTTVFAKLNPLQKARIVRVLQSKGHTVGFMGDGINDAASLREADVGISVDSAVDIAKESADIILLEKSLLVLEDGILEGRRTFGNIIKYIKMTASSNFGNVFSVLGSSAFLPFLPMLPIHLLIQNLFYDISQLSIPWDNMDKKFLQTPRKWDAKSVGRFMLFIGPISSIFDYATYFVMYYVFAANTIADQSLFQSGWFIEGLLSQTLIVHMIRTEKIPFIQSRASLPVLLLTSIVMIAGIYIPFSTFGASVGLQPLPLEYFPWLVGILLCYALLTHLIKKWYIRTFNEWL
- a CDS encoding DUF423 domain-containing protein; translated protein: MLKRYVTAGAILALLGVALGAFGAHVLEKMLDAKSLATFETGVRYQMYHALGLLFVGLLGKQVGETAMLKWAGTFLLAGILIFSGSLYLLCVTGVKMLGAITPIGGVCFLLGWLFVVLAVRKKS
- a CDS encoding DMT family transporter, translated to MKKLLGSLYLSLAASIWGGMYVVVKAVVDLVPPLELVWFRYVIAMCALLMIGVITKQSWRIEKRDWPLIIIIGLIGNTLSIVTQEVGTMLSTAQTGAIITSTTPAFMVLFARIFLKEKITYKKAISIFLATIGVCIIVGNGHIDSSHQLGGLSLLIAALTWSLMSVLIKRVPEQYSQIVVTSYAILVAIVVLTPFTIGRLAKLDFQTMTHPTIWGGLLYLGLISTACAFLLWNRGLQLLNASSGGLFFFFQPIVGSFLGWLLLGEQIGFSFWVGTILIFIGVLLVIREE
- a CDS encoding GNAT family N-acetyltransferase, whose amino-acid sequence is MNFGKIFGDFPVLESDHFILKKIEQEHLQEVFTIYDNDKVFTYCGIIPKHNLQTVRKMIDHFDRDYHKKSRIKWGIFQKSEASKLVGIMECMDFNQKVNMVSIGYFLAEEYWGKGIATESVAELVRFLFEEVDVNRIQAEIMPANQTSKKVIVKNGFIKEGLVRQAFLWSGKGVVDLEIYGLLKEDYINRNIRNTSNEEDY